A genomic segment from Pseudoduganella chitinolytica encodes:
- the tagH gene encoding type VI secretion system-associated FHA domain protein TagH, with translation MPISLEVQAYRGVAPMPPLGRRFDHSGGVLGRGAGSDLVLDDPTKYISRAHARIEFRDGGWFLVDLGSNPSLVNGQLLGDAGSARLVGGERIDIGDYTLVATLEPEPAPAPALAMPLYDEAPDALAHAAIVDVAGPFDAAFDPAHDPLGLNLAPVHAAPSGPGYRGAESDHAPPEQAVLIMPPPVLAAAPLIPDDYDPLADVLPGRAAEPAPPEPQRLAPEVPIHGDRVAAPATDDNRVLQALLRGLGVPDLHSRHDAQALAELAGAMLREATAGTIGVLMARTLTKRGSRVEMTMIAPEANNPLKFFPDATTALTHMLQGPLPGYLPPDRAFAGAFVDLRAHELAVMAGTRAALAGVLRRFDPAVIEERLHEPGLLAKVFAGGHKTRMWDRMVQVYDQLALEADEDFQRLFGEAFAQAYEEQVRRLKDAGC, from the coding sequence ATGCCGATCTCGCTTGAAGTGCAAGCCTACCGCGGGGTGGCGCCCATGCCGCCGCTGGGCCGGCGCTTCGACCACAGCGGCGGCGTGCTGGGGCGCGGGGCGGGCAGCGACCTGGTGCTGGACGATCCCACCAAGTACATCTCGCGGGCCCATGCGCGCATCGAATTTAGGGACGGCGGCTGGTTCCTCGTCGACCTGGGCAGCAATCCCAGCCTCGTCAACGGCCAACTGCTGGGCGATGCCGGCTCGGCGCGGCTGGTGGGGGGCGAGCGTATCGATATCGGCGACTACACCTTGGTCGCCACGCTCGAGCCGGAACCTGCGCCCGCGCCGGCGTTGGCGATGCCGCTGTACGACGAGGCGCCGGACGCGCTGGCGCACGCCGCGATCGTCGACGTGGCCGGGCCGTTCGACGCGGCATTCGATCCTGCCCACGATCCGCTCGGCCTGAACCTGGCGCCGGTGCACGCTGCCCCGTCCGGGCCCGGGTATCGGGGCGCGGAATCCGATCATGCGCCGCCGGAGCAGGCCGTGCTGATCATGCCGCCGCCCGTGCTGGCGGCCGCGCCGCTCATCCCGGACGACTACGATCCGCTCGCGGACGTGTTGCCAGGGCGCGCAGCCGAACCCGCGCCGCCTGAACCGCAACGGCTGGCGCCCGAGGTCCCCATCCACGGCGACCGCGTGGCGGCGCCGGCCACCGACGACAACCGGGTCCTGCAAGCGCTGCTGCGCGGCCTGGGCGTGCCCGACCTGCACAGCCGGCATGACGCGCAAGCGCTGGCGGAACTGGCCGGCGCCATGCTGCGCGAGGCCACGGCCGGCACCATCGGCGTGCTGATGGCGCGCACGTTGACCAAGCGCGGCAGCCGGGTCGAGATGACGATGATCGCGCCCGAAGCCAACAACCCGTTGAAGTTCTTCCCCGATGCGACGACAGCGCTGACGCACATGCTGCAGGGGCCCTTGCCGGGCTACCTGCCGCCCGATCGCGCATTTGCCGGCGCCTTTGTCGACCTGCGGGCGCACGAGCTGGCGGTGATGGCGGGCACGCGCGCGGCGCTGGCCGGCGTGCTGCGCCGCTTCGACCCGGCCGTGATCGAGGAGCGGCTGCACGAACCGGGTTTGCTGGCGAAGGTGTTCGCGGGCGGCCACAAGACGCGCATGTGGGATCGCATGGTGCAGGTGTACGACCAGCTGGCCCTGGAAGCAGACGAGGATTTCCAGCGCCTGTTCGGCGAAGCGTTCGCGCAGGCTTATGAAGAGCAGGTGCGCCGGCTGAAGGATGCCGGCTGCTGA
- the tssK gene encoding type VI secretion system baseplate subunit TssK, whose product MSWNRKVIWSEGMLLQPQHLQQHDRYLHSVLEARVTALRAYAWGFSSLVIDEGLLAQGKLALLSCRAVLPDGTPLVLPQDDALPPPLQIPEDARDMLVVLALPVRRPGIAETDDAPGPENFARYRTIEYEAMDSNGLDNAALMQVGSLRLRLALARDVANGCTALGVARVIERRPDQRVVLDAAYCPPCLDVRAAPRLGAFADELVGLLGQRAQALASRLSQPGVGGAAEIADFLMLQLLNRSLPLFVHLAGTTGLHPEALYGELARLAGELATFCKPDKLATGYPVYRHDRLAETFQPVLEDVRAALSQVIDPHAVALKLEERQFGLRVAVVPDPELLRTATFILAVNAQVPPEAVRSGFPAMVKIGSVEKIRDLVNLQLPGIALRALPVAPRQLPFHAGYTYFELDRNSDYWRPLLTSAGFALHVPNEYPGLQMEFWAIRK is encoded by the coding sequence ATGAGCTGGAACCGTAAAGTGATCTGGTCGGAGGGCATGCTGCTGCAGCCGCAGCACCTGCAGCAGCACGACCGCTACCTGCACAGCGTGCTGGAGGCCCGCGTGACCGCCTTGCGCGCCTATGCGTGGGGCTTCTCGTCGCTGGTGATCGACGAGGGCTTGCTGGCGCAGGGCAAGCTGGCGCTGCTGTCGTGCCGCGCCGTGCTGCCGGACGGGACTCCGCTGGTGCTGCCGCAGGACGATGCGTTGCCGCCCCCGCTGCAGATCCCGGAGGATGCGCGCGACATGCTGGTGGTCCTCGCGTTGCCCGTGCGCCGGCCCGGCATCGCCGAAACCGACGATGCGCCGGGTCCGGAGAATTTCGCCCGCTACCGCACCATCGAATACGAGGCAATGGACAGCAACGGCCTGGACAACGCGGCACTGATGCAGGTGGGCAGCCTGCGGCTGCGCCTCGCGCTGGCGCGCGACGTGGCCAATGGCTGCACCGCGCTGGGCGTGGCGCGCGTGATCGAGCGCCGGCCGGACCAGCGCGTGGTGCTCGATGCGGCGTATTGTCCGCCGTGCCTCGATGTCCGGGCGGCGCCGCGGCTGGGCGCGTTTGCCGACGAACTGGTCGGCCTGCTGGGACAACGGGCCCAGGCGCTGGCCAGCCGGCTGAGCCAGCCCGGCGTGGGGGGCGCCGCCGAGATCGCCGATTTCCTGATGCTGCAACTGCTCAACCGCAGCCTGCCCCTGTTTGTCCACCTGGCCGGCACGACAGGGCTGCACCCGGAGGCGTTGTATGGGGAGCTGGCCCGGCTGGCCGGGGAACTGGCCACGTTCTGCAAGCCGGACAAGCTGGCCACCGGCTACCCCGTCTACCGGCACGACCGGCTGGCCGAGACGTTCCAGCCCGTGCTGGAGGATGTGCGCGCGGCGCTGTCGCAAGTGATCGATCCGCATGCCGTGGCGCTGAAGCTGGAGGAACGCCAGTTCGGCCTGCGCGTGGCCGTCGTGCCCGATCCCGAGCTGCTGCGCACTGCCACCTTTATCCTGGCCGTCAACGCGCAGGTGCCGCCCGAGGCCGTGCGCAGCGGTTTTCCCGCCATGGTCAAGATCGGCTCGGTGGAGAAGATCCGCGACCTCGTCAACCTGCAACTGCCGGGCATCGCGCTGCGTGCGTTGCCGGTCGCGCCACGCCAGCTGCCATTCCATGCCGGCTACACGTACTTCGAGCTGGACCGCAACAGCGACTACTGGCGTCCGCTGCTGACGTCGGCCGGCTTCGCGCTGCACGTGCCGAACGAGTACCCGGGCCTGCAGATGGAATTCTGGGCCATCCGCAAATAG
- a CDS encoding DUF4124 domain-containing protein yields the protein MKLVRAGVAAVLLGACALAQAQWAWKDANGRPVYSDQPPPASVPAARVFKAPRGHMPDLREQLRQPDPAPSPSAPTKAAPTLAERNAAYEQRRAAAAELAGRAADEAKSRAQRTASCENARQNQRALEGGGRIVRYNDKGEREVLGDAQRAEESRRSVAAVAEHCK from the coding sequence GTGAAACTTGTCCGCGCTGGCGTTGCCGCCGTGCTGCTAGGTGCGTGCGCCCTGGCCCAGGCCCAGTGGGCCTGGAAGGATGCCAATGGCCGGCCCGTGTATTCGGACCAGCCGCCGCCCGCCTCTGTCCCTGCCGCACGCGTCTTCAAGGCGCCGCGTGGGCACATGCCGGATTTGCGCGAGCAGTTGCGGCAGCCGGACCCAGCTCCGTCACCCTCTGCACCAACCAAGGCGGCACCTACGCTGGCCGAGCGCAACGCTGCCTATGAACAGCGACGCGCCGCTGCGGCCGAGCTGGCCGGCCGCGCGGCGGATGAGGCCAAGTCGCGGGCGCAGCGTACTGCCAGTTGCGAGAACGCGCGCCAGAACCAGCGTGCGCTGGAGGGCGGCGGGCGCATCGTTCGGTATAACGACAAGGGCGAGCGGGAGGTGTTGGGGGATGCGCAGCGGGCCGAGGAGTCGCGGCGGAGCGTGGCGGCGGTGGCGGAACACTGCAAGTAA
- the icmH gene encoding type IVB secretion system protein IcmH/DotU yields MSANESEQPLQDTDRTMLVPRPGLHPAPAQAPSLLPREPVVAAPPARPLEPQQWHGVGLNSLVAAANPLLDLVPPLRRMAAHPDVEGLRIGLVQAIRTFELAAKAAQLDAELIAAARYALCTLLDETIASTPWGGGAWSSRSLLVTFHNEAFGGEKFFLILQKLSQDPQTSLPALELMYVCLALGFEGRYRVLENGRSQLDALRERLLQMIERQRGTAGPELSAHWHGQGGAGEPLWRAVPVWIVAACAAALLLLLQLVLSYRLGQASDPVFANLLSLKTAAPPAAAPAAPRAPEQSAHLATFLAPEIAQGLVSVAERDGRATVTLRGDGVFASGSGEVAPAYLPLLGRIGAALASVPGKVAVVGHTDNVRPGLSARFPSNYELSRTRAETVRTLLAQRAGPATRYEVEGHGEAEPLVPNDTAANRARNRRVEIVVATPAS; encoded by the coding sequence GTGAGCGCGAACGAATCCGAACAACCCCTGCAGGACACGGACCGGACCATGCTGGTGCCGCGCCCCGGCCTGCATCCGGCGCCCGCGCAGGCGCCATCCTTGCTGCCGCGCGAGCCGGTTGTCGCGGCGCCGCCAGCCCGGCCGCTGGAACCGCAGCAGTGGCATGGCGTGGGACTGAACTCGCTGGTCGCGGCCGCCAATCCACTGCTGGACCTGGTGCCGCCGCTGCGGCGCATGGCCGCCCATCCGGACGTGGAAGGCCTGCGCATCGGCCTCGTGCAGGCGATCCGCACGTTCGAGCTGGCGGCGAAGGCCGCGCAGCTGGATGCCGAACTGATCGCGGCGGCGCGCTATGCGCTGTGCACCTTGCTCGATGAAACGATTGCATCTACGCCTTGGGGCGGCGGCGCCTGGTCCAGCCGCAGCCTGCTGGTGACGTTCCATAACGAGGCCTTTGGCGGCGAAAAGTTCTTCCTGATCCTGCAAAAGCTGAGCCAGGATCCGCAGACATCGCTGCCGGCACTGGAGCTGATGTACGTCTGCCTGGCGCTGGGTTTCGAAGGACGCTACCGCGTGCTCGAGAACGGCCGCAGCCAGCTCGACGCGCTGCGCGAGCGGCTGCTGCAGATGATCGAGCGGCAGCGCGGCACGGCGGGGCCCGAATTGTCGGCACACTGGCACGGCCAGGGCGGTGCCGGCGAGCCGCTGTGGCGCGCCGTGCCCGTGTGGATCGTCGCGGCCTGCGCCGCGGCCTTGTTGCTGCTCCTGCAGCTGGTGCTGTCGTACCGGCTGGGACAGGCCTCCGACCCCGTGTTCGCCAACCTGCTGTCGCTGAAGACGGCCGCCCCGCCCGCGGCGGCCCCGGCTGCCCCACGCGCCCCCGAACAATCGGCGCACCTGGCGACGTTCCTGGCACCGGAGATCGCGCAGGGGCTGGTCAGCGTGGCCGAACGGGACGGCCGCGCCACCGTCACGCTGCGCGGCGACGGCGTATTCGCGTCCGGCAGCGGTGAAGTGGCGCCGGCCTATCTGCCGTTGCTGGGCCGGATCGGCGCGGCGCTGGCCTCGGTCCCTGGCAAGGTGGCGGTGGTGGGCCATACGGACAATGTGCGGCCCGGCTTGTCCGCCCGCTTCCCGTCCAACTACGAGCTGTCGCGCACCAGGGCCGAAACGGTGCGGACCTTGCTGGCGCAGCGCGCCGGTCCCGCCACGCGCTACGAGGTGGAAGGGCACGGCGAGGCCGAGCCGCTCGTGCCGAACGACACCGCGGCCAACCGCGCGCGCAACCGGCGCGTGGAGATCGTTGTCGCCACGCCGGCATCCTGA
- a CDS encoding type VI secretion system Vgr family protein: MQPTQANRPVTVTSALGADVLLFRRMQCSEALGQLFEFRVQLESSRADIATADVLGQPLTVTLDLEEGGERHFHGIVTRFAYLGWRDGMPAWEAIVHPALWLLTRSSDCRIFQDKTALEIVKAVCGDGCYGGLIKIDAGKLSSTPAKREFCVQYRESDFDFVSRLLEEEGIYYYFRHEAGAHTMVLADGYGAHASAAGYATLPFWDEQEGRRAPGKAVSRMWPAGAVQSGEYALNDYDFEQPAAIRNAGLLVKSAIAAPYTAQRFRQYDYPGRYKAAGAGESRARARMEALHGQGEQVDGATNARGIGAGALFKLAEHPRADQNREFLVTATAIEFASSAYGSGGTQGAFEFQCSFQAVGKEHSYRPPRSAARPFVHGPQTAIVVGKAGEETWTDKHGRIKVQFHWERERHDDDTSSCWVRVQQGWAGKGWGTMFIPRIGMEVVVSFLEGDPDQPLVTGCVYNADTVVPYDLPAHQTRSTIKTNSSKGGGGYNELRFEDKKGAEELYIQAEKDCNRVVKNNDTLKVGFEKKDKGDQTIAICHDQSIDVGNDRKVHVVNDETVTVDANQKLDVGKDRSVHVVNDETVKVDANQKIEVGKDRSVQVGKDETVKVDANQKVDVGKTIVIEAGTSIELKVGGSSVKIEPAKITLKSAQIAIEADGVISIKAGGVLTAEGALVKIN; this comes from the coding sequence CGCCCCGTCACCGTCACGTCCGCCCTGGGTGCGGACGTGCTGCTGTTTCGCCGCATGCAGTGCAGCGAGGCGCTGGGACAGCTGTTCGAGTTCCGCGTGCAGCTCGAGTCCTCCCGTGCCGATATCGCCACGGCGGACGTGCTGGGCCAGCCGCTGACGGTCACGCTGGACCTGGAGGAAGGCGGCGAGCGGCACTTCCACGGGATCGTGACGCGCTTTGCCTACCTGGGCTGGCGCGACGGCATGCCGGCCTGGGAGGCAATCGTGCACCCCGCGCTGTGGCTGCTGACGCGCTCGTCCGACTGCCGCATCTTCCAGGACAAGACCGCGCTGGAGATCGTCAAGGCGGTGTGCGGCGACGGCTGCTATGGCGGGTTGATCAAGATCGATGCGGGCAAGCTGTCGTCCACGCCGGCCAAGCGCGAGTTCTGCGTGCAGTATCGTGAGTCCGACTTCGACTTCGTCAGCCGGCTGCTGGAAGAAGAGGGCATCTACTACTATTTCCGGCATGAGGCGGGCGCGCACACGATGGTGCTGGCGGACGGCTACGGCGCCCACGCCAGCGCCGCCGGCTATGCCACGCTGCCGTTCTGGGACGAACAGGAGGGCCGGCGCGCGCCCGGGAAGGCGGTGTCGCGCATGTGGCCCGCCGGCGCCGTGCAGAGCGGCGAGTACGCCCTCAACGATTATGACTTCGAGCAGCCCGCCGCCATTCGCAACGCGGGCCTGCTGGTGAAGTCGGCCATCGCCGCGCCGTACACCGCCCAGCGCTTCCGTCAGTACGACTACCCGGGCCGCTACAAGGCGGCGGGGGCGGGCGAAAGCCGGGCCCGGGCGCGGATGGAGGCGCTGCATGGCCAGGGCGAGCAGGTGGACGGCGCGACCAACGCGCGTGGCATCGGTGCCGGCGCCCTGTTCAAGCTGGCCGAGCACCCGCGTGCGGACCAGAACCGCGAGTTTCTCGTCACCGCCACGGCAATCGAGTTCGCCAGTTCCGCCTACGGCAGCGGCGGCACACAGGGGGCGTTCGAGTTCCAGTGCTCGTTCCAGGCGGTGGGCAAGGAGCACAGCTACCGGCCACCGCGCAGTGCCGCCCGGCCCTTCGTGCACGGCCCGCAGACGGCCATCGTGGTCGGCAAGGCGGGCGAGGAAACCTGGACCGACAAGCATGGCCGCATCAAGGTGCAGTTCCACTGGGAGCGCGAGCGCCACGACGACGACACCAGCTCGTGCTGGGTGCGCGTGCAGCAGGGCTGGGCCGGCAAGGGCTGGGGCACGATGTTCATACCCCGTATCGGCATGGAAGTGGTGGTCAGTTTTCTCGAGGGCGATCCCGACCAGCCGCTGGTGACGGGCTGCGTCTACAACGCCGACACCGTCGTACCGTACGATCTGCCGGCCCACCAGACCCGCTCGACGATCAAGACCAACAGCTCGAAGGGCGGTGGCGGCTACAACGAGCTGCGCTTCGAGGACAAGAAGGGCGCCGAGGAACTCTACATCCAGGCCGAGAAGGACTGCAACCGCGTGGTGAAGAACAACGACACGCTGAAGGTGGGTTTCGAGAAGAAGGACAAGGGCGACCAGACGATCGCGATCTGCCACGACCAGAGCATCGACGTGGGCAACGACCGCAAGGTCCACGTGGTCAACGACGAAACCGTCACGGTCGATGCCAACCAGAAGCTCGACGTCGGCAAGGACCGCAGCGTCCACGTGGTCAACGACGAAACGGTCAAGGTGGACGCCAATCAGAAGATCGAGGTCGGCAAGGACCGCAGCGTCCAGGTGGGCAAGGACGAAACGGTCAAGGTGGATGCCAACCAAAAGGTCGACGTGGGCAAGACCATCGTCATCGAGGCGGGCACGTCGATCGAACTGAAGGTGGGCGGCAGCAGCGTCAAGATCGAGCCGGCGAAGATCACGTTGAAGTCGGCGCAGATCGCCATCGAGGCCGACGGCGTCATCTCGATCAAGGCCGGCGGCGTGCTGACAGCCGAGGGTGCCCTCGTGAAAATCAACTGA
- the tssM gene encoding type VI secretion system membrane subunit TssM: MKKLLRWLVKPPVLALLGVLLLALVIWFEAPLVSFDGHAPFAPEWVRWYWIVALLALWALWFGGKLLAVKLANLHLMKSLVAQQQPAAGQPLPEVAAELAQLNQRMREALAVLRKSRTGGRGGLYQLPWYMIIGAPGTGKTTALTRSGLEFPLAGSLGTGAIGGIGGTRNCEWWFTDEAVLLDTAGRYTTQDSDAQADHAAWTGFLQLLRRHRRRRPINGVILALSLTDLLRRDDAGRAAHVAALRARLQELHEQLGLRFPVYVLVTKCDLLAGFVEFFDTLSREERGQVWGVTFPPDGTLAAFPAEFDQLEQRLQARVLARMQQERDPERRALVYRFPQQFAGIRDALATFLNEVFEPNRYEQQAWLRGVYFSSGTQEGTPLDRVMSALAASFGVDRQVLAPHGMGGAAQPEGRSYFLTRVLRDVMFPEAQLAGVNRTLERRRQWMQWGGMGAAALLFLLTAGAMVRSYLRNDAYVREVADRTGELARRVAAGGPILPVLDAARALPGGYAEREQSPPWAMRFGLYQGDKLGEAARIAYRRLLQEALLPRVQQRMEERLRRGNAGDTDTLYETLRVYLMLGDPGHFDTGSVAGWLAWDNPQAQADLGEAGLLALSAHQEALLETLREGQALPQLDKDLVASTRLALAQMSLEQRVYTSLKRRVMASGLAEFSPVSAGGPQAASVLTRRSGAPLTRGIDGMFTVAGHASFVEASKAALASVAAERWVLARQEAATGDEAAMRQAVLRLYYDDYIKEWDALLADVAVRPFDTMEQGARMANLLGGPESPLRKFLLAASRETTLAGAAKPPVPAAAAGVAARLGGYAKRLQGALGSGAPPPDAVTTDHPVDTHFDALHKLTAGTPPPLDAALQTLKDVAVFLDAAAAAKRSGTPPPPADALARVRLEADGKPEPLAGVLKTIDSSGAGLASGSERERLNALWRAGPATFCRQAVAGRYPIVRSSGVDIPAEDFGKLFAPGGLIDDFFQKNLVQYVDMGGSQWRWRPTASNGALGIPQATLDEFQRAARIRDAWFGAGGRLASLRFTLRPVSLDPALSKVALDIDGQPLVVAPGALAAGTFQLPSGKGNGQVQLETVPAGSHGTLRREGPWAWLRMLDAAAVEQTGQSERYKVTFDVDGRKAVFEMTASSVVNPFRRGVLEQFRCMDGL; this comes from the coding sequence ATGAAAAAGCTGCTCCGCTGGCTGGTCAAGCCGCCCGTATTGGCGCTGCTGGGCGTGCTGCTGCTTGCCCTTGTCATCTGGTTCGAAGCGCCGCTGGTGTCCTTCGACGGCCACGCACCGTTCGCCCCGGAGTGGGTGCGCTGGTACTGGATCGTCGCGCTGCTGGCACTGTGGGCCCTGTGGTTCGGCGGCAAGCTGCTGGCCGTCAAGCTGGCCAACCTGCACCTGATGAAAAGCCTGGTGGCGCAGCAGCAGCCGGCCGCCGGGCAGCCGCTGCCAGAAGTGGCCGCCGAGCTGGCACAGCTCAACCAGCGCATGCGCGAAGCGCTGGCCGTGCTGCGCAAGTCGCGCACGGGCGGCCGGGGCGGGCTGTACCAACTGCCGTGGTACATGATCATCGGCGCTCCTGGTACGGGCAAGACGACGGCACTGACGCGCTCCGGGCTGGAGTTTCCGCTGGCCGGCAGCCTGGGCACGGGGGCCATCGGCGGGATCGGCGGCACCCGCAATTGCGAGTGGTGGTTTACCGACGAAGCCGTGCTGCTGGACACGGCGGGGCGCTACACGACGCAGGACAGCGACGCCCAGGCCGACCACGCCGCCTGGACCGGCTTCCTGCAACTGCTGCGGCGGCACCGGCGCCGGCGTCCGATCAACGGCGTCATCCTGGCGCTGTCGCTGACGGACCTGCTGCGCCGGGACGACGCCGGCCGCGCCGCGCACGTGGCCGCGCTGCGCGCGCGGCTGCAGGAGCTGCACGAGCAGCTGGGACTGCGCTTTCCCGTCTATGTGCTGGTCACCAAGTGCGACCTGCTGGCCGGGTTCGTGGAATTCTTCGACACGCTGAGCCGCGAAGAGCGGGGCCAGGTGTGGGGCGTGACGTTCCCGCCGGACGGCACCCTGGCCGCTTTCCCCGCCGAATTCGACCAGCTCGAGCAGCGCCTGCAGGCCCGCGTGCTGGCGCGCATGCAGCAAGAGCGCGACCCTGAGCGGCGCGCGCTTGTCTACCGCTTCCCCCAGCAGTTTGCCGGCATCCGCGATGCGCTGGCGACGTTCCTGAACGAGGTGTTCGAACCGAACCGCTACGAGCAGCAGGCGTGGTTGCGGGGCGTGTACTTCAGCAGCGGCACGCAGGAGGGCACGCCGCTGGACCGGGTGATGAGCGCCTTGGCGGCCTCCTTCGGCGTCGACCGGCAGGTGCTGGCGCCGCATGGCATGGGCGGCGCGGCGCAGCCGGAAGGGCGCAGCTATTTCCTCACGCGGGTGCTGCGCGACGTCATGTTCCCGGAGGCGCAACTGGCCGGCGTCAACCGGACGCTGGAGCGCCGGCGTCAGTGGATGCAATGGGGCGGCATGGGCGCGGCGGCGCTGCTGTTCCTGCTGACGGCAGGCGCGATGGTGCGCAGCTACCTGCGCAACGATGCGTATGTGCGCGAAGTGGCCGACCGGACCGGTGAGCTGGCGCGGCGCGTCGCGGCGGGCGGGCCGATCCTGCCGGTGCTGGACGCGGCCCGCGCGCTGCCGGGCGGCTACGCGGAACGCGAGCAGTCGCCACCCTGGGCAATGCGCTTCGGGCTGTACCAGGGCGACAAGCTGGGCGAGGCCGCCCGCATCGCTTACCGCCGCCTGCTGCAGGAAGCGCTGCTGCCGCGCGTGCAGCAAAGAATGGAGGAGCGACTGCGGCGCGGCAACGCGGGCGATACCGACACGCTGTACGAAACGCTGCGCGTGTACCTGATGCTGGGGGACCCCGGCCATTTCGACACGGGCTCGGTGGCCGGCTGGCTGGCCTGGGACAACCCGCAGGCGCAGGCGGACTTGGGCGAGGCGGGCCTGCTGGCACTGTCCGCGCACCAGGAAGCGCTGCTGGAAACGCTGCGCGAAGGGCAGGCGCTGCCGCAGCTGGACAAGGATCTGGTGGCCAGCACGCGCCTGGCGCTGGCGCAGATGTCGCTGGAGCAGCGCGTCTACACCAGCCTGAAGCGCCGCGTGATGGCCAGTGGCCTGGCGGAGTTCTCGCCGGTCAGCGCCGGCGGTCCCCAGGCGGCCTCCGTGCTGACACGGCGCAGCGGCGCGCCGCTGACGCGCGGCATCGACGGCATGTTCACGGTGGCCGGCCACGCCAGCTTCGTGGAGGCATCCAAGGCAGCGCTGGCCAGCGTGGCGGCCGAGCGCTGGGTGCTGGCGCGGCAGGAGGCCGCCACGGGCGACGAAGCGGCCATGCGCCAGGCGGTGCTGCGGCTGTACTACGACGACTACATCAAGGAGTGGGATGCGCTGCTGGCGGACGTGGCGGTGCGCCCGTTCGACACGATGGAGCAGGGCGCGCGCATGGCCAACCTGCTGGGCGGCCCGGAATCGCCGCTGCGCAAGTTCCTGCTGGCCGCCAGCCGCGAAACCACGCTGGCCGGCGCCGCCAAGCCGCCCGTGCCCGCTGCCGCGGCGGGCGTCGCGGCCAGGCTGGGCGGCTACGCCAAACGCCTGCAAGGCGCGCTGGGCAGCGGCGCGCCGCCACCCGACGCGGTCACGACGGACCATCCCGTCGACACCCACTTCGACGCCTTGCACAAGCTCACGGCTGGCACCCCACCGCCACTGGACGCGGCATTGCAGACGCTGAAGGACGTGGCCGTCTTCCTCGACGCGGCGGCAGCGGCCAAGCGCAGCGGCACGCCGCCACCGCCGGCGGACGCGCTGGCGCGGGTACGGCTGGAAGCGGACGGCAAGCCCGAGCCGCTGGCGGGCGTGCTGAAGACCATTGACAGCAGCGGCGCCGGGCTGGCCTCCGGCAGCGAACGCGAGCGCCTGAACGCGCTGTGGCGCGCGGGCCCTGCCACATTCTGCCGGCAAGCCGTCGCCGGCCGTTACCCGATCGTACGCAGCTCCGGCGTCGATATCCCCGCCGAGGACTTCGGCAAGCTGTTCGCCCCGGGAGGGCTGATCGACGACTTCTTCCAGAAGAACCTGGTGCAATACGTGGACATGGGTGGCAGCCAGTGGCGCTGGCGTCCGACCGCCAGCAACGGTGCGCTGGGCATCCCGCAAGCCACGCTGGACGAATTCCAGCGCGCCGCCCGCATCCGCGACGCCTGGTTCGGCGCCGGCGGCCGGCTCGCGTCGCTGCGCTTTACGCTGCGCCCGGTCTCACTCGACCCGGCACTCAGCAAGGTAGCGCTGGACATCGATGGCCAGCCGCTGGTCGTCGCGCCGGGCGCGCTGGCTGCCGGCACGTTCCAGCTGCCGAGCGGGAAGGGTAATGGCCAGGTGCAGCTGGAGACGGTCCCGGCCGGCAGTCATGGCACGCTGCGGCGGGAGGGGCCGTGGGCGTGGTTGCGGATGCTGGATGCAGCCGCCGTCGAGCAGACTGGGCAGAGCGAGCGCTACAAGGTGACGTTCGATGTGGATGGGCGCAAGGCGGTGTTTGAAATGACGGCCAGCAGTGTCGTCAATCCATTCCGGCGTGGGGTGTTGGAGCAGTTTCGGTGTATGGATGGTTTGTGA